A genome region from Sciurus carolinensis chromosome 19, mSciCar1.2, whole genome shotgun sequence includes the following:
- the LOC124971161 gene encoding vomeronasal type-1 receptor 48-like, whose protein sequence is MSKSNRLYSNTHIRNTVYIELGIGILANIILLLVHISLHITGHRPKPTDLPIGLLALIHLLMLVINGFIAADIFTPQGRWGDLTCKVLVYLYRLMRGFSICTTCLLSVLQAITLSPRSSCLAKFKHKSSCHNLCSLNFLCVIYSSFTSHRLISIIATPNLTSDNFKYITESFSLLPMSFFLRHAFATLLTFREASLMGIMAISNGYMVALLCRHRRLSQHLHRTSLSPISSPELRATQTILLLLSCFVAMSTMDRIINYARITLNDDPIFYCIQILVAHSYASFSPLVFLATEKCILNICRYMWGKTVHISLASGS, encoded by the coding sequence ATGAGCAAAAGTAACAGATTGTACAGTAATACTCACATAAGAAACACTGTGTATATTGAACTCGGCATTGGAAtcttggccaacatcattcttctCCTCGTCCACATCTCCTTGCACATTACTGGGCACAGACCTAAGCCCACTGACCTGCCCATTGGTCTCTTGGCCCTAATCCACTTATTAATGCTGGTTATTAATGGCTTCATAGCTGCAGATATTTTTACACCTCAGGGAAGATGGGGTGACCTCACATGTAAAGTACTTGTCTACCTGTACAGGTTGATGAGGGGCTTCTCCATCTGTaccacctgcctgctgagtgtcctccaggccatcaccctcagccccagaagcTCCTGCTTGGCAAAGTTCAAACATAAATCCTCATGCCACAACCTGTGTTCCCTTAACTTCCTGTGTGTCATCTATTCATCTTTCACTAGCCACCGCTTAATCTCCATTATTGCTACCCCAAATTTGACCTctgacaattttaaatatatcacaGAATCCTTCTCTCTACTTCCCATGAGCTTCTTCCTCCGGCACGCTTTTGCAACCTTGTTAACCTTCAGGGAAGCCTCCCTTATGGGAATAATGGCCATCTCAAATGGATACATGGTGGCTCTCTTGTGCAGGCATAGGAGGCTGTCCCAGCATCTTCACAGAACCAGCCTGTCTCCAATATCATCCCCAGAACTGAGGGCCACACAGACAATCCTGCTGCTcttgagttgctttgtggccaTGTCCACTATGGACAGAATTATCAACTATGCCAGAATCACACTGAATGATGATCCAATCTTTTACTGTATCCAGATTCTTGTGGCCCATAGCTATGCCTCATTCAGTCCTTTGGTGTTCCTTGCTACTGAAAAATGTATACTTAATATTTGTAGATACATGTGGGGGAAGACAGTACATATTTCATTAGCCAGTGGTTCATAA